In the genome of Mytilus edulis chromosome 14, xbMytEdul2.2, whole genome shotgun sequence, the window TTGCAACACGTTTTATTTCTTCTCTGCAAGGGGTTAATGTCTTTAATATTCCTCTGTTCTAAATTAGTATATTTGTCagcatttgtttttacattttgatacCAAATCAAATATATGAATAGTTTTTTCCATATCCTCAATATACATAAGGTAAAGTAACATAAAACGTCCACACATGTACCTTTATCTCTTAAATGTATGGTAAAATAAGCCTCTCCAAAAGAGTTTGCAGCTTCAAATGTATAATTAGTAAAATCTGAACTTTCTAACGGAGGAGTCACAAACAGAATTTGGTATCCATCAACCAGCGCATTAACTCCATATGCTGTATCTCGGAAAACTGCACTTCTCTCTTGAAAAAGGTGAATGTGATTCTTTTTGCAAAGTTTCCATTGGTTTGTAGAGCAACACAATCTGTCATATTTTGGAATGCTTGTTATAAACAAGTTTAAGGTTGCAATCTTATGGTATAATCCATAttgtacattttcatttctatCAACAAAGACTGGTAATCCTAAAATATAAGTCtacctttattttttcaaaagttccatccaatatatatacatgattaacTTGTAAAAgataaaatgatgatttttttaaattagactGAAAATTGAAATCATCGTTTTCTGATATATCTAAAATATTCGGTTCTGAGCGTGcttgataaaggtaaatccagaaaagcattTCGAACGCATAATGTTATTTAACGTGCTGTTCCCATTTTATCATGCATACCGCAATGCAAAATTAGGGAAACTATTTTTGACATAGTTAAGTATAGTTTTTTGGGggattttaagttttattttgtaaGGTATATATTCATACGAAGATATAGACATTATTCTGAATGGCAACCATTACTGTACCTACCTCCAGAATCAAAATATGCAGAACCGTGTTGATATAAATGCCCATCTGTGTCTAGAATACCATTTTCAGCTTTGCATTTATAAATCCCCCTGTCTTGATCGCTGAAATTTAATGGAAATATCAACTCCCCATTGGCTGAACCATTGAGGTACCGGATATGTTGGCCAAAATATGACATGTGTTGCCATTTATCAAATCGATACCTACTTGGATTTCCATTTGGAGAGCATACTAGTTTGAActtcttttcaaaaaatattagaGTGACATTTATCACTGGTGCATCTACAAATACAATAAGTATGAAAGACACACATATGAaagtttttgttataaataaggcaTATTCTACTTTTCTGGTGTTGCTCTTAACGTATATCACTCCAATGTGTGTTATGCGACAATAAAAcctttaaatatcaaatatttgaattatgttccgtcaaaaattataatttttttcatagatttgtttaagaaataattcatgggggcttgaatatatcgtgattttaccacgggttggtcctttatgacaaatatttttccCTGAGCGATAGACGCACTATTCAATTTGCGTAAAAGAATGGAGCaaagtgaaaaagtgaaatgCTTAACCtatttacaataacatatttagatatGTTTGGATGAATCTAAATGATAATTGTACTTATATGTCGTATTGGTATACACAAATGTCTTATACATAACCAATAAGACATATAAGtaacacattttagcatcgtttgtttacgtgtccttgttgtgatgattttcggtttaacaagcgtgtattttcccgtaaaatgcttatattctgacgtcatTATTCTATGACGTCAGGTAGCTCATTCATAAAAGAGAATAtaacgtgggagtacaatcggaacatcctaaaaaatatattcatattttaccacgggtgtgtactcaaagcgtttgaaggacgtcatgttataATCAAAATTGGATCCTTTTTGTCGATCAAGTTACATTGGGATATTCTTTTTCATTGCAATTAAATATAACTACTCCAAACTGCACAATTAGAAGTAAGAAAGACATTGATAAGTATACACATGAACGCTAAAAATCATTGTCATGTGTATGTGGTGAAACAAAAAGTTGGTGCActgttatttaaggtaacatgatacatttgaaaaaacaacaacatttgattaaacattcatattcatatgatgaaatcataatctttcaattagtttaattgaagtctggagctggcatgtcagttaactgctagtagtctgttgttatttatgtattcttgtcattttgtttattttctttggttacatcttctgacatcagactcgggctTCTCTTGGACTTAATttcaatgtgcgtattgttgtgcgtttacttttctacattggctagaggtattagggggggggttgagatctcatagacatgtttaaccccgccgcatatttgcgcctgtcccaagtcaggggcctctggcctttgttagtcttgtattattttaattttagtttcttatgtacaatttggaaattagtatggcgttattatcactgtactagtatatatttgatcaggggccagctgaaggacgcctccgggtccgggaatttctcgctacactgaagacctattggtgaccgtctgctgttgtttttttattgagCAGAATAAATCTCCTTAGTGTTATTTTTAAGGGCCAATTCCGATGATATTATCATTAGGACTGAGAGGATAGACTGTTTGCAATTTTcgaatccaatttaattcaaatattttccaTGATGCATATGGTTTCAAACTTTGAAAATTATTCCACAGGCTGCTTATTAATAACCTCTAAAAATTGGactatttgaaaataataacagGATGATTGTGCTTCGTAATGTGCTTACAAATGATAATTTATGAGTCTTTCAAAACAATCAAGGTGTTCGTGTGTGTGTTCAGATAGATATCGTCACCTACGAACGGAATACGGTATCCCAGTTTGTTTCATGTAAGTAAATATATAATGCAgttagtttttttcaaatttaaataaaactgtgACAATTAAACGTTGACCTTACCGGATTGGTGTTGAAAAGACGGTGACATATAAGTCATTTTTTTACATGACACTTATAGATAGAAAGGTAACCACGATTTTCATTATGAAAAAATATTAGCGATTGTAAGATAAGTAAGATTATTATACTTACAAAGTACTGAGATGTTGATTTTGTATGAACCGTCACCAAGTTCATTATATCCAAAACATGTGTATTCTCCAGTTTGTGATCGATCTATCTTTGTCACATTGTAAACAGAAACATTCGCTAGCACTCGGTTATGCTTTTGCCATGTGTATTTCTTAACTTCAGGATTTGCATCGGCATTACATTGCAATGAGATATCCGAACTTTCTCTTATCTCATTGGAAGGATACACTTTAGCTATAACCGTAGGTGTATCTGTCAAAAAAGATAGGATACTTATATAAATTAGAAATTATGAAATGGTACAATAAATGCATGACGTATATGTACTTCTgtgaattttaaatacaaaaatgcgTTTTAACTGAAACATGTGAAAGTGAATAGTCGATTTAAATGtttaactagggtttataataaTTTTACTATTCTAACAAAATTTTACACACCTGCTACAAGTATAGTGCGTTGTTTACAACCCTGCTATACCAAGGAATGCCACGATATACACCCTGATTAGTTTTGCGAGAATAGCGCggtaattttttaaaaactattttacCTCGTGTAAATGGTACATTAACACCCTTCCACTGTCAAGTTCATTGTCTAACATGGATTAATGTGATTGACTTAATTTATTAAAGTAGAACACAACATTTTCTTTTTCCATATGGATATGTTTGTTAgaggtataacatgtataaagaagcATAGTAATGTTATCTTCCATTTTATCGTACTTTCTATTTCAATTTCCCTATATTTGATATTAACGATCAATAATCATTCCTACAAAATTTGATAGGAATTGaactgttaaaaaatatttcatgacATCATATCattgattaaaaattaatatataaggTCGAATTTCTTTCCTTTTGatacgataaaattgagaatggaaatggggaatgtgtcaaagagacaacaacccgaccaaataaaaaacaacagcagagggtcaccaacaggtcttcaattgaAGAGGAAGGGCTATACAGGTGTAGTGTTATTGTAAatggatacatgtatctattcaAGTACATACAGTAAACATTGAGGTACACGGTCTCCGAGAGCGGTTCTTCTGTAATGGAACTTTCTGCTGAGCATGTGAAGTTATCCTTATTGTCCTCCCTGGATGATACAAATGAATATTGGATGATTGCTATTTCAGAAATGTTATCTTTTGAGATTGATAGAGAGACATTTTGGTTCTGAATGTTGATGCCGTTTCGCGTCCATTGTAAAGTTTCAACAGGATTTCCCCTTCTGACTGAACAAGACAAAATTAACTCAGTGTGTTCAATACTAAATATGTTATGTGTGTTTGTCATATTGGTAATAGTCAGATCTGTAGGCAAtcctgaaaaaaatgaaacatgattttattgtaaaaaatgctGTGTTATTttagtatagatttttttttaacgtgggtatttttattgtatttcttaGTTAAGCATTGTAATCTGATACAgtgtatgttttatgtttttgtctttgatttgttttaattaccaTGCTTAATGTGCAGCGCCTTAAAGAAATCTTAAttaatttcattattattattgcaAGAACATTAACACAAAATGTATgctatttttactttaaattaattatgatatATTATCAATGCTGACAATGCTGTTAATATGAAATTTGTTTAGTATAAAACAATATGACTTTACAAAAGTATTCCAACACACgaaaaataaagtttttcacGGACTCCAAAAGTCTAATTTTTGAAGATATTAAGTTACGCAGCAGGAATGTGGATTCTGTAAATTTACGAACTATGTTATTTCCCTTGTGTTATAGCACATTTTTCAGAGGTTGAAAGAAACAAAGCAGTCTAAACATTTATAGTATATCttactttctatttttaattctGTATCATATTCACGAGGAGATCCATTTACAATAACACTACATCTGTATAGCCCTTCGTCTTCAATTGTAATATTAACAATTTGTAAATAGAATTCTCCACTAGAATGCTTTCCGGTAATTTCCAATCGATCACTTTTCCTTAGAtc includes:
- the LOC139504482 gene encoding kin of IRRE-like protein 1 codes for the protein MPVIIFTFSVIVSAGYAQFVTKGNNQKDQVYCRIGEETVLFCPRGADDSSVTWLGPPNLIPYTDGKEINNDLRKSDRLEITGKHSSGEFYLQIVNITIEDEGLYRCSVIVNGSPREYDTELKIERLPTDLTITNMTNTHNIFSIEHTELILSCSVRRGNPVETLQWTRNGINIQNQNVSLSISKDNISEIAIIQYSFVSSREDNKDNFTCSAESSITEEPLSETVYLNVYYTPTVIAKVYPSNEIRESSDISLQCNADANPEVKKYTWQKHNRVLANVSVYNVTKIDRSQTGEYTCFGYNELGDGSYKINISVLYAPVINVTLIFFEKKFKLVCSPNGNPSRYRFDKWQHMSYFGQHIRYLNGSANGELIFPLNFSDQDRGIYKCKAENGILDTDGHLYQHGSAYFDSGGLPVFVDRNENVQYGLYHKIATLNLFITSIPKYDRLCCSTNQWKLCKKNHIHLFQERSAVFRDTAYGVNALVDGYQILFVTPPLESSDFTNYTFEAANSFGEAYFTIHLRDKGYNSNKTEPSASSGKSYLQYALLIVGFVIVLFVSHVCSWYFRTHYRKTVGTDGNLNEASASYNTQLGEHYEEINMSQEIETQLEKDTDRSFSCIAEYAAPVNDDKGEVDVLDEDIHCQQFATVVSRNQYEKLNKVQTDNNEHAYHGTRSSETFLKIF